In Balaenoptera acutorostrata chromosome 12, mBalAcu1.1, whole genome shotgun sequence, a single window of DNA contains:
- the DYNC2LI1 gene encoding cytoplasmic dynein 2 light intermediate chain 1 isoform X3, with translation MENLLHATKLHVDKVIMKLGKKNAKAVSEMRQKIWSNMQKDHPDRELIDPFPIPLVIIGSKYDIFQDFDSEKRKVICKTLRFVAHYYGASLMFTSKSEALLLKIRGVINQLAFGIDKSKSTCVDQNKPLFVTAGLDSLSQIGSPPVPDNDIGKLHAHSPMELWKKVYEKLFPPKSINTLKDVKDPARDPQYAESEVDEMRIQKDQELEQYKRSSSKSWKQMELDS, from the exons ATGGAAAATCTGTTGCACGCCACAAAACTTCATGTAGATAAAGTGATAATGAAACTGGGGAAGAAAAATGCTAAAGCAGTTTCTGAAATGAGACAGAAGATATGGAGCAACATGCAGAAGGACCATCCA GATCGTGAATTAATTGACCCATTTCCAATTCCTCTGGTCATAATTGGAAGTAAATATGATATTTTTCAG GATTTTGACTCTGAGAAGAGGAAGGTAATATGCAAGACACTTCGATTTGTTGCACATTATTACGGAGCATCATTAATG tttacCAGTAAATCAGAAGCTCTATTACTAAAAATACGTGGAGTTATTAACCAGTTGGCATTTGGCATTGACAAAAG CAAATCAACATGTGTGGATCAGAATAAACCACTGTTTGTCACAGCAGGATTGGATTCTTTAAGTCAAATAG GATCTCCTCCTGTTCCTGACAATGACATTGGAAAGCTTCATGCCCATTCACCAATGGAATTGTGGAAAAAGGTGTATGAAAAGCTCTTTCCACCAAAG AGTATCAACACACTAAAAGATGTCAAGGACCCTGCAAGAGACCCTCAATATGCTGAAAGCGAAGTTGATGAAATGAGAATTCAGAAGGATCAG gaACTGGAACAGTACAAAAGAAGTTCTTCCAAGTCTTGGAAACAAATGGAGCTTGATTCCTGA